A single region of the Candidatus Zymogenus saltonus genome encodes:
- a CDS encoding M23 family metallopeptidase, producing MIVTDGAESLSRFKISSISLNIMIFLFIASFILSGVLAVSYVKMHMESKKLAYLEEETEVQERQIKEFESTFADLSTRLNGLKALNDKLCDMADVKVYSGGYEMFGIGGPLVDEEGESKTDKDDFGSFTDKISNDIDRLQKKSETQGKSLQELYSFLEGQQNRLDSTPSILPTRGIYNVKGFGFRKDPITGKLRMHNGVDIINKAGTPIFAPAVGVVSFTGIRTGYGKYVIIDHGYGISTGYGHLENILVDEGDRVKRGQKIALMGNTGRSIGTHLHYEVRINDVPINPLLFVLN from the coding sequence ATGATAGTTACGGACGGGGCTGAGAGTCTGAGCAGATTTAAGATATCGTCCATATCCCTGAATATCATGATTTTTCTATTCATCGCCTCATTTATCCTCTCCGGCGTCCTCGCCGTGAGCTACGTGAAAATGCACATGGAGTCTAAGAAGTTGGCGTATCTCGAGGAGGAGACGGAGGTTCAGGAGAGACAAATAAAGGAGTTCGAGAGCACCTTCGCCGACCTGTCAACCCGACTGAACGGGTTGAAGGCCCTGAATGACAAGCTTTGCGATATGGCGGACGTGAAGGTATACTCGGGGGGATACGAGATGTTCGGCATAGGCGGCCCCCTTGTTGATGAAGAGGGAGAGTCAAAAACCGACAAGGACGATTTCGGCTCTTTCACGGATAAAATCAGCAATGATATTGATAGACTCCAGAAGAAATCGGAGACGCAGGGAAAGAGCCTCCAGGAGCTCTACAGCTTCCTCGAGGGGCAGCAGAACCGCCTCGATTCCACCCCCTCGATTCTGCCTACGAGGGGTATCTACAACGTAAAGGGCTTCGGTTTCAGGAAAGACCCGATCACCGGCAAGCTGAGAATGCACAACGGCGTCGATATAATCAACAAGGCCGGTACCCCGATATTTGCGCCGGCGGTGGGAGTCGTATCCTTTACGGGAATCAGGACCGGTTACGGCAAATACGTCATCATAGATCACGGCTACGGAATCTCCACCGGCTACGGCCATCTTGAAAACATCCTTGTTGACGAGGGGGACAGGGTAAAGCGCGGGCAAAAGATCGCCCTCATGGGAAACACCGGGCGCTCAATCGGCACCCACCTCCACTACGAGGTAAGAATAAACGATGTGCCGATAAATCCGCTCCTCTTTGTCTTGAACTGA
- a CDS encoding peptidoglycan DD-metalloendopeptidase family protein, translated as MVRKKHYTVIIVPERASTLFKLKFSNHSLYILTALILATFIISGYMFYNYIDVRSRYVEMGDLSEQNRQLKEELKGFEKTYETLSARMDKIKGFDEKIRDLADIDEYTEEKTLFGIGGPIPGGKEKSSLDDRTSALFDELNSEIERLSEVANHEEQSLNELLSFLEEQENLLASTPSIWPTRGFVTSGFGFRGRRMHEGLDIANRVGTRINASADGIVIFAGIRSGYGKFLIIDHGYGISTCYGHLNSIDAREGQRLKRGERLGTIGNTGRSTGPHLHYEVRINGVPVNPVNYILN; from the coding sequence ATGGTAAGAAAAAAACATTATACCGTTATAATAGTCCCGGAAAGGGCCTCGACCCTTTTCAAGCTGAAATTCTCCAACCACTCTCTATATATTCTTACGGCTTTAATCCTTGCGACTTTTATAATATCGGGATATATGTTTTACAACTATATAGATGTTCGATCCAGATATGTTGAAATGGGAGACCTCTCCGAACAGAACAGACAGCTGAAGGAGGAGCTCAAAGGATTTGAGAAGACCTATGAAACCCTCTCGGCGAGAATGGATAAGATAAAGGGATTCGACGAGAAGATTAGAGATCTCGCCGACATCGATGAGTACACCGAAGAGAAGACCCTCTTCGGCATCGGGGGTCCCATCCCCGGAGGGAAGGAGAAATCTTCCCTCGACGATAGAACGTCCGCCCTCTTCGATGAGCTGAACAGCGAGATCGAAAGGCTCAGTGAGGTGGCAAATCACGAGGAGCAAAGCCTGAACGAGCTTCTGAGCTTCCTGGAAGAGCAGGAAAACCTCCTTGCCTCCACGCCCTCCATCTGGCCGACCCGGGGATTTGTCACATCCGGCTTCGGGTTTCGCGGAAGGAGGATGCACGAGGGGCTCGACATAGCAAACAGGGTCGGTACCAGAATTAACGCCTCGGCGGACGGCATCGTTATATTTGCCGGCATCAGAAGCGGCTACGGCAAATTCCTGATAATAGATCACGGCTACGGCATCTCAACCTGTTACGGTCACCTCAACAGCATAGACGCCAGAGAGGGTCAAAGACTCAAAAGAGGGGAGAGGTTGGGCACAATTGGAAACACGGGGCGGAGCACCGGCCCCCACCTCCACTATGAGGTCAGGATAAACGGCGTTCCCGTGAATCCGGTCAACTACATTCTAAACTAA
- a CDS encoding L-2-amino-thiazoline-4-carboxylic acid hydrolase, translating into METDEIQKDVRMNGEDKYYLKRKRSIVGQFNSMLKKMYPYIESQFGGEFAETLIPQLLLELEEIIPKIPDVGGKKSPFIREMVLSAYAVSFYQAMNRSGIPLRDIGLTLYRSFEYYLNTLPRSIRWLMGAWSFSPFVKKRYEGGVSESKSGIYPKGFVYDYVGGDGESFDYGLDIKECGILKFFQSLGIEEFTPYLCITDYCVCKSLFTGFYRTSTLASGGPVCDFRFKKGGETADGWPPEALPEWKG; encoded by the coding sequence ATGGAAACTGACGAAATCCAAAAAGACGTCAGAATGAACGGCGAAGACAAGTACTACCTAAAGAGGAAGAGAAGTATTGTCGGGCAATTCAATTCGATGTTAAAAAAGATGTATCCTTACATCGAGTCTCAATTTGGAGGCGAATTTGCGGAAACCCTAATACCGCAGCTGCTGTTGGAGCTTGAAGAGATCATCCCAAAAATACCCGATGTCGGCGGCAAAAAGAGCCCCTTTATCAGGGAGATGGTCCTTTCCGCATACGCCGTCTCGTTTTACCAAGCTATGAACCGCAGCGGGATACCGCTGCGGGACATCGGTTTGACGCTGTACAGGTCCTTCGAGTATTATCTCAATACCCTCCCTAGATCCATCAGATGGTTAATGGGAGCGTGGAGTTTTTCGCCCTTTGTCAAAAAAAGATACGAGGGAGGCGTTTCGGAGTCTAAAAGCGGAATTTACCCCAAGGGCTTTGTATACGATTATGTGGGGGGGGACGGGGAGAGTTTCGACTATGGATTGGACATCAAGGAATGCGGAATTTTAAAGTTCTTCCAATCTTTAGGGATTGAGGAGTTCACGCCGTATCTCTGCATCACCGATTATTGTGTATGCAAGAGCCTTTTTACGGGCTTTTATCGCACGTCTACCCTAGCGTCAGGCGGTCCCGTATGTGATTTTAGATTCAAGAAAGGGGGAGAGACCGCTGATGGTTGGCCGCCGGAAGCACTTCCAGAATGGAAAGGCTGA